A genomic region of Sideroxydans sp. CL21 contains the following coding sequences:
- the pbpG gene encoding D-alanyl-D-alanine endopeptidase — protein MRKKIIMLALLGHVLLAHAADNEGTDTTIVRDDQSASAAYSRMPAPRLQSAIAMIYDEQDQRPIYSKNSENVVPIASITKLMTAMVVLDAKLPMDELISISAEDRDHLKGTRSRMRNGMTLTREELIKLALMASENRAAAALARTYPGGTPVMLAMMNAKARELGMNSTHFFDPTGLTSTNVSTAQDLVKMVMAAQGYPDIQRCTTTGSHIVQVDERRTLHFSNTNPLVRNSQWEIGISKTGYISEAGRCLVMQAKITNRPVVIVLLDSWGKRTRVGDAVRIKHWMETAVSGNVRHASYRRYNQ, from the coding sequence ATGCGTAAAAAGATCATCATGCTGGCTTTGCTCGGTCATGTGTTGCTGGCACATGCAGCTGACAATGAAGGCACTGACACGACGATAGTGCGCGACGACCAGTCAGCCAGCGCAGCATACAGTCGTATGCCGGCTCCAAGGCTGCAGTCTGCCATCGCCATGATCTATGATGAGCAGGATCAGCGCCCGATCTATTCCAAGAACTCCGAAAATGTCGTGCCCATTGCATCCATCACCAAACTGATGACGGCAATGGTGGTCCTGGATGCAAAACTGCCGATGGACGAACTGATCAGCATCAGTGCGGAAGACCGGGATCATTTGAAAGGGACACGATCACGCATGCGCAACGGCATGACGTTGACGCGTGAAGAACTGATCAAGCTGGCTTTGATGGCTTCCGAGAATCGTGCAGCCGCAGCTTTGGCGCGCACCTATCCGGGTGGAACTCCGGTGATGCTGGCGATGATGAACGCCAAGGCGCGCGAATTGGGAATGAATTCGACCCATTTCTTTGACCCGACAGGATTGACCAGCACCAATGTTTCGACTGCGCAGGATCTGGTCAAAATGGTCATGGCAGCGCAGGGCTACCCGGATATCCAGCGCTGCACCACGACGGGTTCTCACATTGTGCAAGTGGACGAGCGCCGTACGTTGCATTTCAGCAATACCAATCCCCTGGTGAGGAACTCCCAATGGGAGATCGGTATCAGCAAGACAGGCTATATCAGCGAAGCAGGACGTTGCCTGGTCATGCAGGCCAAGATCACCAACCGTCCGGTGGTTATCGTGCTGCTGGATTCCTGGGGCAAGCGCACCCGTGTCGGCGATGCCGTCCGCATCAAGCATTGGATGGAGACCGCAGTTTCGGGCAATGTGCGGCATGCCAGCTATCGCAGATATAACCAGTGA
- a CDS encoding 4Fe-4S binding protein translates to MATPQFQPKYHWKRRGTQFGMLLLIILIPIFGLFRIDLATASFFIRDLQVDWTNYPFLIGLVTVVCTAIILTYMTVGSVFCGWACPQNLFSEMADGLTHKLLGKRADVRIDGPGMIVAASKNKVINWLILGSSFLVASAVLAYFLLMFFYTRSDMWDFLTGESNRRSGMTVMYWITTFFIFIDIATVRYLYCDYPCLYRVWLRFFRSPDALHISYDASRSSACEKCNYCATTCITDIQPTNIRITDTCVDCGECIDACDRLHAKSGLNGLLSFKVSEIKVSEIGNGMPRRKEPGKSFAYSKWLVGAFFLLGCTLMVWGGELASQKILDKEKLLQENREIQRISRVCNAQCATLQVKCNSKNMAGCYRASACMCECTLEQDPTSSSADSLRQCVQNGTAHAHALGSL, encoded by the coding sequence ATGGCCACACCGCAATTCCAGCCGAAATATCATTGGAAGAGAAGAGGAACGCAGTTCGGCATGTTGCTGCTGATCATCCTGATACCGATCTTCGGGCTGTTCCGGATCGATTTAGCCACCGCAAGTTTCTTCATCCGGGATCTCCAAGTGGATTGGACAAATTATCCCTTCCTGATTGGACTGGTCACTGTGGTTTGCACCGCCATCATCCTCACGTACATGACTGTAGGCTCGGTCTTTTGCGGGTGGGCCTGTCCGCAAAACCTGTTTTCGGAAATGGCGGACGGCTTGACCCACAAACTTCTTGGCAAGCGTGCAGATGTACGCATAGACGGCCCGGGAATGATCGTGGCGGCTTCCAAGAACAAGGTAATCAACTGGCTGATCCTGGGATCGAGTTTCCTCGTTGCCTCCGCGGTTCTGGCCTACTTCTTACTGATGTTCTTTTATACGCGCAGCGATATGTGGGATTTCCTCACCGGCGAATCAAACCGGCGGTCCGGCATGACCGTCATGTACTGGATAACGACCTTTTTCATCTTCATCGATATCGCCACCGTACGCTATCTGTATTGCGACTATCCCTGCCTGTATCGTGTCTGGCTCAGGTTCTTCAGGAGCCCGGATGCACTCCATATATCCTATGATGCTTCACGCTCGTCAGCTTGCGAAAAATGCAATTACTGCGCAACGACCTGCATCACCGATATCCAGCCGACCAATATCAGGATCACCGATACCTGCGTTGACTGCGGTGAATGTATCGATGCGTGCGACCGGCTGCATGCAAAATCCGGATTAAACGGGCTGCTGAGTTTCAAAGTCAGTGAAATCAAAGTCAGTGAAATCGGAAACGGCATGCCCCGGCGCAAAGAACCGGGTAAATCCTTCGCATATTCCAAATGGCTGGTGGGCGCATTCTTCCTGCTGGGATGCACCCTGATGGTATGGGGAGGGGAACTGGCTTCGCAAAAAATCCTGGACAAAGAAAAGCTACTGCAAGAGAACCGGGAGATTCAGAGGATATCCCGCGTTTGCAACGCACAGTGCGCTACGCTGCAGGTCAAATGCAATAGCAAAAACATGGCAGGATGTTACCGCGCCTCAGCCTGCATGTGCGAATGTACGCTGGAGCAAGATCCGACAAGCTCCTCCGCCGACTCGTTGCGGCAATGTGTTCAGAACGGTACTGCCCATGCACATGCGTTGGGAAGTCTCTGA
- a CDS encoding PLP-dependent aminotransferase family protein, whose protein sequence is MPIVSLDSNDSLPLIDQIANAVKKMVDDRAIRAGTRMPSIRNFAHDHGISRFTVVQAYDRLVAMGYLQSRQGSGFYVSQRQNPYVAMENSYEPDSVMDIVWLLRNSLEHRSSSTMPGAWWLPAAWMEETGIKKSLRTLSLKDGEFMTAYGTPSGYLPLRELLSNKLSGIGIAAGASQIVLTSGVTHAMDLIARYFIRAGDAVLVDDPGYFILFGGLKSFGAKIVGVPWNVDGPDTHAMEELIKEHRPKIFFTNTILHNPTGASISQAVAYRMLQLAEKYDMMLVEDDIYGDFHPATLTRLATLDQLNRVIYVSSFSKTVSASLRVGYFACSPELAASLCDVKLLTGLTTSEISERLMYQLLTEGHYRKHLDKLRAKLLLARQTTISRLEGLRFTLHCEPDGGMFIWAKMDDQCNSAEIASLAAKKGIMLAPGHMFKPHQEPSPWFRFNVAHCNDDATFEFLSGCLQK, encoded by the coding sequence ATGCCAATCGTAAGCCTGGATTCGAACGACTCTCTGCCGCTGATCGACCAGATTGCCAACGCGGTGAAAAAGATGGTTGATGACAGGGCCATCCGGGCCGGAACGCGCATGCCTTCAATCAGGAACTTCGCCCACGATCATGGCATCAGCCGGTTTACGGTCGTACAGGCCTACGACAGGCTGGTGGCCATGGGTTATCTGCAGTCGAGACAGGGGTCGGGATTCTATGTATCGCAACGCCAGAACCCATATGTTGCGATGGAGAACTCATACGAACCAGACAGCGTGATGGACATCGTGTGGCTTTTGAGGAATTCGCTCGAGCACCGTTCCAGCAGCACAATGCCCGGAGCATGGTGGCTGCCTGCCGCATGGATGGAAGAGACGGGGATCAAGAAGAGCCTGCGTACGCTGTCGCTGAAGGACGGCGAATTCATGACGGCCTACGGCACGCCCAGCGGCTATCTGCCGTTGCGGGAATTGCTCAGCAACAAGTTGTCGGGTATCGGAATTGCTGCCGGCGCTTCCCAGATCGTTCTGACTTCCGGTGTCACGCATGCCATGGATCTGATCGCCCGATATTTCATCCGGGCCGGAGACGCAGTGCTGGTCGACGATCCCGGATATTTCATCCTTTTTGGCGGCTTGAAATCGTTCGGCGCCAAGATCGTGGGCGTGCCCTGGAATGTCGACGGCCCCGATACCCATGCAATGGAAGAATTGATCAAGGAGCATCGTCCGAAGATATTTTTCACCAACACCATCCTGCACAATCCGACAGGCGCAAGCATCAGTCAGGCCGTCGCCTATCGCATGCTTCAGCTTGCCGAAAAATACGACATGATGCTCGTGGAGGACGACATTTACGGCGACTTCCACCCGGCAACATTGACGCGTCTGGCGACACTCGATCAGCTCAACCGGGTGATCTACGTCAGCAGCTTCTCAAAAACGGTATCGGCCAGTCTGCGTGTCGGCTACTTCGCATGCAGCCCCGAACTCGCAGCAAGCCTGTGCGACGTCAAACTACTGACCGGCCTCACCACTTCCGAGATCAGCGAACGGCTGATGTACCAACTCCTGACCGAAGGACACTATAGAAAACACCTCGACAAGCTACGGGCGAAGCTGTTGCTGGCAAGGCAGACCACCATTTCCAGACTGGAGGGACTGCGCTTCACGCTGCATTGCGAACCCGATGGCGGCATGTTCATCTGGGCAAAGATGGATGACCAATGCAATTCAGCAGAAATCGCAAGCCTCGCAGCCAAAAAAGGGATCATGCTCGCCCCCGGACACATGTTCAAGCCGCACCAGGAACCTTCCCCCTGGTTCAGGTTCAACGTCGCGCACTGCAATGACGACGCCACTTTCGAATTCCTATCAGGCTGCCTGCAAAAATAA
- a CDS encoding diguanylate cyclase: MTDSAKTSVPISGSCARCSMVYFLLTLVYVVSGKLGLMLALPPGYASPIFPPAGIAVAAALIGGRKTLPWIFAGALLLNIWVGYSSNQQINTIGFAAAIAIAVASTLQAGIGDWMLRRVIGYPAALDHGSEILRFILLSPVLCLTSATLSAGSLWLLGSINAANFGSNWTSWWIGDTLGVVVMLPIVMTVAAEPRALWRSRMRTIAVPMLLIFALFVVIFLKANQWEYNDSLSDFRQLSQQAFNQVNTKLEEQDGLLDEMAGLFLHDEHGHVTRQEFHRFVQKALKRFPMIQAVEWVPRVDIESRGSFEIEQRKDLPKFEIRERNTAGQLVRAGEREIFYPVTYIEPLVGNESAVGFDLASNTARHEALTKAIQGENSVSTEAVHLVQDAQSQAGVLIMLAVHSHDNHSGVVLTVLRMDDFMNAILTGMRPLIYTRLVDLDEQKVLYNNFSTESTQVLKNQVFKFGTRHYQLETAPTRAYFEHHRGWQSFAVLTFGILGTGLIGALLLLGTGYTARIEAQVSDRTRKLSESESRFHFILENSPIAIRISANDSGRVIFANQSYANLIGVSSDKVVGVNPRYYYAHPQDYDEIVEQLRKGESISNKLIELRNPNQPSENKWALASFLPLEFEQRQCTLGWFYDITDRKLAEDQIHDLAFYDVLTHLPNRRLFNDRLEQTMIASKRSNRYAALFVLDMDNFKSLNDNFGHMAGDLLLVEVASRLESCVRAMDTVSRFGGDEFVILLKELDVDKAESTSQARLIAEKIRVSLAEPYVLTLKSETDADLVIRHHCTASIGVMVFLDHEESPVHILQWADVAMYQAKDTGKNQIRFYCPTDGPAIQSAGA; the protein is encoded by the coding sequence ATGACAGATAGCGCTAAAACCTCCGTGCCCATCTCCGGCAGCTGCGCGCGCTGTTCAATGGTTTACTTTTTGTTAACCCTTGTCTATGTAGTCAGCGGCAAACTTGGTTTAATGTTGGCCCTTCCACCCGGCTATGCCTCTCCAATATTTCCCCCTGCCGGAATTGCAGTTGCTGCTGCATTGATTGGTGGAAGAAAAACTTTGCCGTGGATTTTTGCAGGCGCTTTGCTTCTGAATATCTGGGTGGGCTATTCAAGCAACCAGCAAATCAACACCATCGGGTTTGCGGCTGCCATCGCCATCGCCGTCGCGTCAACGCTGCAAGCAGGGATTGGCGACTGGATGCTGCGGCGTGTAATCGGCTACCCTGCGGCACTTGATCATGGCTCCGAGATTCTGCGCTTTATTTTATTGTCGCCGGTTTTATGTTTGACAAGTGCAACGCTTTCGGCGGGAAGCCTCTGGCTTCTCGGCAGCATCAATGCTGCAAACTTTGGCTCAAACTGGACCTCCTGGTGGATCGGCGACACACTTGGCGTTGTAGTGATGCTGCCCATTGTCATGACAGTGGCTGCCGAACCTCGTGCGCTTTGGCGAAGCCGCATGCGCACTATTGCAGTCCCGATGCTGCTGATCTTCGCACTATTTGTGGTGATTTTTCTGAAGGCTAACCAATGGGAATATAACGACTCGTTATCGGATTTCAGACAGTTGTCACAGCAAGCATTCAATCAGGTTAATACAAAGCTGGAAGAACAAGATGGCTTGCTGGATGAAATGGCGGGACTGTTTCTCCACGATGAGCACGGGCATGTAACCAGGCAGGAATTTCACCGTTTCGTTCAAAAGGCACTCAAGCGTTTTCCCATGATTCAGGCAGTAGAGTGGGTGCCACGGGTGGATATTGAAAGCCGCGGTAGTTTCGAGATTGAGCAGCGAAAAGATCTGCCAAAGTTCGAAATTCGCGAGCGCAATACTGCCGGACAATTGGTGCGGGCCGGTGAGCGTGAAATTTTCTATCCTGTGACCTACATTGAACCCTTGGTGGGCAACGAATCCGCTGTTGGATTCGATCTTGCCTCGAATACGGCACGTCATGAGGCCCTGACCAAGGCGATACAAGGCGAGAATTCTGTTTCAACAGAGGCGGTGCATTTAGTGCAAGATGCCCAGTCCCAGGCTGGGGTTTTGATCATGCTGGCTGTACACTCGCATGACAACCATTCCGGTGTTGTCCTGACTGTATTACGCATGGACGATTTCATGAATGCAATACTGACGGGAATGCGCCCTTTGATATATACGCGGCTCGTTGATCTGGATGAGCAGAAAGTTTTATATAACAATTTCAGTACGGAATCCACTCAAGTTCTGAAGAATCAGGTTTTCAAATTTGGAACCCGTCATTACCAACTGGAAACGGCACCGACTCGGGCATATTTTGAACACCATCGGGGCTGGCAAAGTTTTGCCGTACTTACTTTCGGCATTTTGGGTACGGGTCTGATTGGCGCACTATTGTTGCTTGGAACAGGATATACCGCGCGCATTGAAGCGCAGGTAAGTGACAGAACCAGAAAGCTGAGTGAAAGTGAATCGCGTTTCCACTTCATACTGGAAAACAGCCCCATTGCCATTCGCATATCGGCAAACGATTCCGGCAGAGTGATATTTGCCAATCAGAGTTATGCCAATTTGATTGGCGTCTCGAGTGACAAGGTAGTTGGGGTCAATCCAAGGTACTACTACGCGCACCCGCAGGATTATGATGAAATTGTTGAACAACTCCGCAAGGGAGAGAGCATCAGCAACAAGCTGATCGAGTTGCGGAATCCCAATCAGCCCTCGGAAAATAAATGGGCCTTAGCCTCTTTCCTGCCATTGGAATTTGAACAAAGACAATGCACTCTGGGTTGGTTCTATGACATCACAGATCGAAAATTGGCCGAGGATCAGATTCACGATTTGGCCTTCTATGACGTCCTGACCCATCTTCCCAACCGTCGTTTGTTCAATGACCGGTTGGAGCAGACAATGATTGCCAGCAAACGCAGTAACCGTTATGCGGCACTATTTGTCCTCGATATGGACAACTTTAAATCGCTGAACGACAACTTTGGGCACATGGCCGGCGATCTCTTGCTCGTCGAAGTGGCAAGCCGCCTGGAAAGCTGCGTGCGTGCAATGGATACCGTGTCCCGATTTGGCGGCGACGAGTTCGTGATACTGCTCAAGGAGCTTGATGTCGACAAGGCTGAATCGACTTCCCAAGCACGGCTTATAGCCGAGAAAATCCGTGTCAGCCTGGCGGAGCCTTATGTGCTTACCCTTAAAAGCGAAACGGATGCCGACCTTGTTATCCGTCATCATTGCACTGCAAGTATTGGCGTGATGGTGTTCCTCGATCACGAGGAAAGTCCGGTCCACATTCTGCAATGGGCCGACGTTGCGATGTATCAGGCAAAAGACACAGGAAAAAATCAGATACGGTTCTACTGTCCAACTGACGGACCGGCAATCCAATCTGCTGGCGCATAA
- the glk gene encoding glucokinase: MSRAVAGDIGGTKTRLAIVRVVGTRVSIEREIIYPSRDFATFETLLADFLTGMQVPAHAAFGIAGPVQGRAVRTTNLPWYIDADVLQQRFGFKVCTLLNDLESIACGLAALGDADLSSLQQGDADARGNAAIIAAGTGLGEAGLYWDGQRHHPFATEGGHTSFCPQDDLEIDLLRYLQRLYGHVSWERIVSGMGLVELHQFLCAYRKSAVPPWLSDEMRAGDAAAAISRAAAVGSDDICIETMDRFVQFYGAEAGNLALKAMSRGGMYVGGGIAPKILPMLQRGTFIEAFLGKGRMRHVLEAMPVRVILNERAALYGPALRATRPE; encoded by the coding sequence ATGAGCAGGGCAGTCGCAGGCGACATCGGGGGAACCAAGACGCGACTCGCAATCGTCCGGGTCGTCGGTACTCGGGTGAGTATCGAGCGAGAGATCATCTATCCCAGTCGCGACTTCGCCACTTTTGAGACTCTGCTGGCGGATTTTCTGACAGGCATGCAAGTGCCTGCGCATGCGGCATTCGGCATAGCCGGGCCGGTGCAGGGCAGGGCTGTACGCACCACCAATCTGCCTTGGTACATCGACGCTGACGTATTGCAGCAGCGCTTTGGTTTCAAGGTTTGCACATTACTTAACGATCTGGAATCCATCGCCTGCGGACTCGCGGCTCTGGGAGATGCAGACCTGTCGAGCTTGCAGCAAGGAGACGCAGATGCCCGAGGCAATGCCGCCATCATCGCCGCCGGAACGGGACTGGGTGAAGCGGGCCTTTATTGGGACGGGCAACGGCACCATCCCTTTGCCACGGAAGGGGGGCACACCAGTTTCTGTCCGCAAGACGATCTGGAAATCGATTTGTTGCGATATTTGCAGCGCCTGTACGGGCATGTCAGTTGGGAGCGCATCGTCTCCGGCATGGGGCTGGTCGAACTGCATCAGTTTTTGTGCGCCTACCGCAAATCAGCCGTGCCACCGTGGTTGTCCGATGAAATGCGGGCGGGAGATGCGGCAGCCGCAATTTCCAGGGCTGCTGCGGTTGGTAGTGATGATATCTGTATCGAGACGATGGATCGCTTTGTGCAATTTTATGGCGCGGAGGCAGGCAATCTCGCGCTGAAGGCCATGAGCCGCGGTGGAATGTATGTTGGGGGCGGCATCGCGCCCAAGATATTGCCGATGTTGCAGCGCGGCACGTTCATTGAGGCATTCCTCGGCAAAGGACGAATGCGCCATGTGCTGGAGGCGATGCCGGTGCGGGTCATTTTGAACGAGCGGGCTGCATTATATGGTCCGGCACTCCGCGCTACACGCCCGGAATGA
- a CDS encoding ABC transporter ATP-binding protein/permease produces the protein MKHYSSSSSAPTRTDWRVIRSMLPYLMEFKVRVAAVIVLLVLAKLTNVAVPLVLKSIVDAMGKPKAMLAIPVFLVVGYGLLRLFSTLFGELRDALFAKVTQRAIRRVALQVFEHLHSLSLRFHLERQTGGVSRDIERGTRGISFLLTFLLFNILPTLLEIGLVAGVLFYKYNPWFAIITFATLVLYIAFTLTITEWRMVFRRTMNDMDSKANTRAIDSLINYETVKYFGNENFEVERYDEQMQRWEVSAVRNQTSLATLNAGQSIIIAIGVTLLMLLAADGVVKGTMTIGDLVLVNVYMLQLYMPLHFLGFVYREIKNALADMEKMFRLLDVNREVQDAQHALPLRLNGAAVRPRHGAAEPTSAGVAASHPLPQTADFVSNVSGVRFEHVNFSYDPAREILHDVSFDIPSGHTIAVVGASGAGKSTLSRLLFRFYDVNGGGISIDGQDIRNVTQTSLRAAIGIVPQDTVLFNDTIYYNIAYGRPNATRAEVISAAQSAHIHTFIESLPQGYDSMVGERGLKLSCGEKQRVAIARAILKNPAILIFDEATSALDSKSEKAIQDELRNIAQNRTTLVIAHRLSTIVDAHQILVMDKGRIIERGTHRNLLEKQGIYAQMWALQQQEEPLAI, from the coding sequence ATGAAACATTATTCGAGTTCTTCATCCGCCCCAACGCGCACCGATTGGCGGGTCATTCGCAGCATGCTCCCCTATCTAATGGAATTCAAAGTCCGTGTGGCGGCGGTGATCGTGCTGTTGGTGCTGGCCAAATTGACCAACGTCGCTGTGCCGCTCGTGCTCAAGTCTATCGTGGATGCAATGGGCAAGCCCAAGGCGATGCTTGCCATTCCGGTGTTTTTGGTCGTGGGCTATGGTTTGTTGCGGTTGTTCAGTACGCTTTTCGGTGAGTTGCGCGATGCCCTGTTTGCCAAGGTCACGCAACGTGCCATCAGGCGGGTTGCCCTGCAGGTTTTTGAGCACCTGCACAGCCTGAGTTTGCGTTTTCATCTGGAACGGCAAACCGGCGGAGTGTCGCGCGACATCGAACGCGGTACGCGCGGCATCAGTTTCCTGCTTACCTTCCTGTTGTTCAACATCCTGCCGACGCTGTTGGAGATAGGTCTGGTGGCGGGTGTCCTGTTTTACAAATACAACCCGTGGTTTGCCATCATCACGTTTGCCACGCTGGTGCTCTACATCGCTTTTACCCTGACCATCACCGAATGGCGCATGGTGTTCCGCCGTACCATGAACGACATGGATTCAAAAGCCAACACGCGCGCCATCGACAGTCTGATCAATTACGAGACGGTCAAGTACTTCGGCAATGAAAATTTCGAAGTCGAGCGTTACGACGAACAGATGCAACGCTGGGAAGTCTCTGCTGTGCGCAACCAGACTTCGCTGGCGACGCTCAATGCCGGGCAGAGCATCATCATCGCCATCGGCGTGACTCTGCTCATGCTGCTGGCGGCGGACGGGGTCGTGAAGGGCACCATGACCATCGGCGACTTGGTTCTGGTCAACGTCTACATGCTGCAGCTCTACATGCCGCTGCATTTTCTGGGCTTCGTCTACCGTGAAATCAAGAACGCCCTGGCCGATATGGAGAAGATGTTCCGTCTGCTGGACGTGAATCGAGAAGTGCAGGATGCGCAGCATGCACTGCCGCTCAGGTTGAACGGTGCTGCAGTGCGGCCACGACACGGTGCGGCGGAGCCGACGAGTGCGGGAGTGGCCGCATCGCACCCCCTCCCGCAAACGGCTGACTTCGTCAGTAACGTGTCGGGGGTGCGCTTCGAGCACGTCAATTTCTCGTACGATCCGGCGCGCGAGATATTGCACGATGTCAGCTTCGATATTCCTTCAGGACACACGATCGCGGTGGTGGGCGCTAGCGGGGCGGGCAAATCCACCCTGTCGCGCCTGCTGTTCCGTTTCTACGATGTGAATGGGGGAGGCATCTCGATAGACGGACAAGATATCCGCAACGTAACACAGACGAGCCTGCGCGCGGCCATCGGTATCGTGCCCCAGGATACCGTGCTGTTTAACGACACCATCTATTACAACATAGCCTACGGTCGACCGAATGCCACCCGCGCGGAAGTGATTTCTGCCGCACAGTCGGCACATATCCATACATTCATCGAATCCCTGCCGCAGGGTTACGATTCCATGGTGGGAGAACGCGGACTGAAGCTTTCATGCGGGGAGAAGCAGCGTGTCGCCATCGCCCGTGCCATCCTCAAAAATCCGGCGATACTTATCTTTGACGAGGCGACTTCGGCTCTGGATTCCAAGTCCGAAAAAGCCATACAGGACGAGTTGCGCAACATCGCCCAGAACCGTACCACGCTGGTAATTGCCCACCGTCTGTCGACTATCGTTGACGCTCATCAGATTCTTGTGATGGACAAAGGCCGTATTATCGAGCGCGGAACACATCGTAACTTATTGGAAAAACAGGGAATTTATGCCCAGATGTGGGCCTTGCAGCAGCAGGAAGAGCCTTTGGCCATTTAG